One window from the genome of Elaeis guineensis isolate ETL-2024a chromosome 5, EG11, whole genome shotgun sequence encodes:
- the LOC105045756 gene encoding protein CANDIDATE G-PROTEIN COUPLED RECEPTOR 7 produces MGVSSVLPLLILFSLISSSMAEIKTLKITADTRPIILFEKFGFTPNGFVNITLSDVSFAFSSDPHLLGFFLLSDEGLIEATYESQQRQQQQNPDPNPNSNPDCVLSNPHVHPLFKFNELIAPNNNFHQSFNITHPDEYSLYFANCNPESQVSMAVRTVMYNARPDGTPDYLSVGQSPVPSLYFFFALAYVAFLAVWIYFCLLKNRLSSHRIHYLMAGLLTTKAFNLLFAAEDQHYVRVTGTPHGWDVLFYLFQFLKGVLLFTVIVLIGTGWSFLKPFLQEKEKKVLMVVIPLQVIANIASIVIGETGPFIRDWVTWNQVFLLIDIICCCAVLFPIVWSIRSLRETSKTDGKAARTLAKLTLFRQFYLVVIGYLYFTRVVVYALKTIASYKYRWVSVAAEETASLAFYIFMFYMFRPVERNQYFVLDDEEEEAAQAALREEEFEL; encoded by the coding sequence ATGGGTGTGTCTTCTGTCCTCCCTCTCCTCATCCTTTTCTCTCTAATTTCGTCGTCCATGGCGGAGATCAAAACACTAAAAATCACTGCCGACACCCGTCCCATCATCCTCTTCGAGAAGTTTGGCTTCACCCCCAACGGCTTCGTCAACATCACCCTATCTGACGTCTCCTTCGCCTTCTCCTCTGATCCCCACCTCCTTGGCTTCTTCCTCCTCTCCGACGAGGGCCTCATCGAGGCCACCTACGAATCCCAGCAGCGCCAGCAGCAGCAAAATCCTGACCCTAACCCTAATTCCAACCCCGACTGCGTCCTCTCCAACCCCCACGTCCACCCTCTCTTCAAATTCAACGAGCTCATCGCCCCCAACAACAATTTCCACCAGTCCTTCAACATAACCCATCCCGATGAGTACAGCCTGTACTTCGCCAACTGCAACCCCGAGTCCCAGGTCTCCATGGCCGTCCGCACCGTGATGTACAACGCTCGCCCCGACGGAACCCCCGATTACCTCTCGGTCGGCCAGTCCCCCGTCCCTTCCCTCTACTTCTTCTTTGCCCTCGCCTACGTCGCCTTCCTCGCCGTCTGGATCTACTTCTGTCTTCTCAAGAACCGCCTCTCCTCCCACCGGATCCACTACCTCATGGCCGGCCTTCTCACCACCAAGGCCTTCAACCTTCTCTTCGCCGCCGAGGACCAGCACTACGTCCGCGTCACGGGCACCCCCCATGGCTGGGACGTCCTGTTCTACCTCTTCCAGTTCCTTAAAGGTGTCCTCTTGTTCACCGTCATCGTCCTCATCGGCACCGGCTGGTCCTTCCTCAAGCCCTTCCtccaggagaaggagaagaaggtccTTATGGTCGTGATCCCGCTCCAGGTGATCGCTAACATTGCTTCAATTGTCATTGGCGAGACTGGGCCTTTCATCCGGGACTGGGTCACCTGGAACCAAGTCTTCCTCCTCATCGACATCATCTGCTGCTGCGCCGTGCTGTTCCCGATCGTCTGGTCGATCCGATCCCTCCGCGAGACCTCCAAGACCGATGGGAAGGCTGCCAGGACTCTCGCCAAGCTCACTCTTTTCCGGCAGTTCTACCTTGTAGTCATCGGGTACCTGTATTTCACGAGGGTCGTGGTGTATGCACTCAAGACGATCGCGTCGTACAAGTACCGGTGGGTGAGCGTGGCGGCAGAGGAGACTGCTAGCCTTGCTTTCTATATCTTTATGTTTTATATGTTTAGGCCGGTGGAGAGGAACCAGTACTTTGTGCTCGATGATGAAGAGGAAGAGGCGGCACAGGCAGCGCTCCGGGAGGAGGAGTTCGAGCTCTGA